A single genomic interval of Mucilaginibacter robiniae harbors:
- a CDS encoding putative porin: MAGKLRYILFTWILALASHTAMAQIPNRPYMSTDTLRTPPKKLSDDQLIDSTRKRLENKKDSVIYTSKFIKVTNEHLLNDSTQVFPLDTGLNNFENYSPLYQPKHPYIGLGNLGLAARPLLFEPQKSIGFDVGEHFLDQYMLNPQDITYYRSKVAYTNLSYVAGGLTEQVFRGTHTQNIKPNLNIGADFNTIGSKGFYTRQNVSDINAALFGWYESKNKRYNLLANITFNNMKTPENGSVVNDNIFTPTTTISDPLNATVRLNSSRDYQRNSGLYIKQFYYLGRIDTIKQKGAAKILPTQRVAYTFYYNTRSYSFSQNESDTYKVFPDYFFSPTLSRDSLSLKHLQNDFSYSFYLRGKPTSFVKNELKLDLGVTSDIYHYSQFINDSLQAYTNLTNQLRKVQNATIQNIKLHAALSYRFSDRISLEGDLQQIAEGYNFGDYLYDAKLTLAGGDKAGKIILGAYAQNNKAPLLYSNWISNHYIYLNTGINNQKINNLSFNYINNKLQLDLKAEYFLINGYQYFAALSSGGNDAAPAQLSSPLNLLKISVGKSITWRHLHFEDYLVYQKSDYQNTIRTPQVYNYANLYVTKLLFNVLNTTLGVNVRYNTSYVAPSYAVGIGQFYNGPNVTFSSYPLITPYVKATLYRTNLLVQYDYANQGLFSDGFYTVNRYPMQSRLLKIGVSWSFYN; encoded by the coding sequence ATGGCTGGTAAGCTGCGTTATATATTATTCACCTGGATACTGGCTTTGGCTTCGCATACAGCTATGGCACAAATACCTAACCGGCCTTACATGTCGACGGATACGCTGCGCACTCCTCCTAAAAAGCTATCTGACGATCAGTTAATAGATTCTACCCGCAAGCGGTTAGAAAACAAGAAAGACTCGGTTATTTATACATCCAAGTTTATTAAAGTAACTAATGAACATTTACTAAACGATAGTACTCAGGTTTTTCCGTTAGATACCGGGCTTAATAATTTTGAAAATTACAGTCCGCTATATCAGCCCAAGCACCCCTATATTGGGTTGGGTAATCTGGGCTTGGCTGCACGGCCTTTATTGTTTGAACCGCAAAAAAGCATCGGCTTTGATGTAGGCGAACATTTTCTGGATCAGTACATGCTCAACCCGCAGGATATAACTTATTATCGATCTAAGGTAGCTTATACTAACCTGTCTTACGTAGCCGGAGGCTTAACCGAACAGGTGTTCAGGGGTACGCATACGCAAAATATCAAACCGAATTTAAACATAGGTGCTGATTTTAATACTATTGGTTCAAAAGGCTTTTATACAAGGCAAAACGTGAGCGATATTAATGCGGCGCTTTTTGGCTGGTACGAATCTAAAAACAAGCGGTATAATTTACTAGCGAATATTACTTTCAACAACATGAAAACGCCCGAAAACGGGTCGGTTGTGAATGATAATATTTTTACGCCCACTACCACCATCAGCGATCCGCTGAATGCAACTGTAAGGCTCAATAGTTCCAGAGATTACCAGCGTAATAGCGGTTTGTATATAAAGCAGTTTTATTACCTGGGTCGCATTGATACTATTAAGCAGAAGGGCGCCGCTAAAATATTACCTACCCAGCGCGTAGCTTACACTTTTTATTACAATACCCGTAGTTATAGCTTTTCGCAAAATGAGTCGGATACCTACAAAGTCTTCCCCGATTACTTTTTCAGTCCTACGCTTTCGCGAGATTCGTTATCGCTTAAGCACCTGCAAAATGATTTCTCATACAGCTTTTATCTGCGCGGCAAACCTACCAGCTTTGTTAAAAACGAGCTAAAACTGGATTTGGGCGTAACCAGTGATATTTATCATTACAGCCAGTTTATTAATGATTCGTTGCAGGCTTATACAAACCTGACCAACCAGCTGCGCAAGGTGCAGAATGCTACTATTCAAAACATAAAACTGCATGCTGCGCTAAGCTATCGTTTTAGTGACCGCATCAGTCTGGAAGGTGATTTGCAGCAAATAGCCGAAGGTTACAATTTTGGTGATTACCTGTATGATGCCAAATTAACCCTGGCTGGTGGTGATAAAGCCGGTAAAATTATTTTGGGTGCCTATGCGCAAAACAATAAAGCGCCACTGTTATACAGCAACTGGATATCCAACCACTACATTTATCTGAATACAGGTATTAATAACCAGAAAATCAACAACCTGTCATTTAACTATATCAACAATAAACTGCAACTGGATTTAAAGGCTGAATACTTCCTGATTAATGGTTATCAGTATTTTGCAGCTTTATCGTCTGGCGGTAATGATGCAGCTCCGGCGCAGTTAAGTTCACCACTTAACCTGCTTAAAATTAGCGTAGGTAAATCTATTACCTGGCGACATTTGCATTTTGAAGATTATCTGGTTTATCAAAAATCTGACTACCAAAATACCATACGTACGCCGCAGGTGTATAACTATGCCAATCTGTATGTAACTAAGCTGTTGTTTAATGTGCTGAATACCACATTGGGGGTTAATGTACGTTACAATACATCTTACGTAGCGCCATCATATGCGGTTGGCATCGGGCAGTTTTATAACGGACCTAACGTGACCTTCTCGTCCTATCCGCTAATTACTCCTTATGTAAAAGCTACCCTGTACCGTACCAACCTGTTGGTGCAGTATGATTATGCTAACCAAGGCTTATTCAGCGATGGCTTTTATACCGTAAATCGTTATCCTATGCAAAGCCGCTTACTAAAGATAGGCGTATCCTGGTCGTTTTATAACTAA
- a CDS encoding sensor histidine kinase, producing MPLNTVSKKYFLVVILLLSRFAYAQTESTTVTVDSLNRKANELIREDVASAFVLLTDAENLAAKLNYKRGLAMAYQEEAEVFRQHGYTKKALELYYRSIQLSRQTNDEYSIAKANQHISTIQRHNHNYIIAWRLLNASLKTFVSLNKAADIADIQLRIGLLQADLKNYQAAVRCYNEALRLSMQVKYLYGEKKSYYNRALLYEDLAKPDSVVYYLNKTLHIDTLTKDTYGKTLAYIELSKTYASTKQWDKSLYYAQQAYTNANSVNAAALSQDALKLLVGANKFFNNSAAVIKWQDELVRIDNLIATREKKETINFLDVLHNEELQQLRMQRKVTAIQSQLQKRTLFIAAYTCVLLVVIVIILNLNYSYKKAKTYSRELNIKNVQINQQMALLDQLNTEVIQQNQKLEDDNELKSKLLSIISHDLRKPLSNTQSLMQLIKMELLSAEEMEATLAQLEAQYARALNLLDNMLFWIKGQLTGISAETVPVNVSHLALSVIEEQRISVCEKKIQVRNHIGSELTWHIENEVIKIVCRNLLTNAIKFTPVGGCIDLYAQVNDTKTSLTIKDNGIGISAEMLAKINSKIYHTSKGTLNEAGTGFGLMLIRDLIKKYNGELLIDSLPGKGSAFTISFPAKQVIMDMQSLES from the coding sequence ATGCCCCTAAATACCGTAAGCAAAAAGTATTTTTTAGTAGTAATATTACTGCTAAGTCGGTTTGCTTATGCGCAAACTGAGTCTACTACAGTCACAGTTGATTCTCTAAACCGCAAAGCCAATGAGCTTATTCGGGAAGATGTAGCCAGTGCCTTTGTTTTGCTTACTGATGCTGAAAACTTGGCGGCCAAGCTTAATTACAAACGTGGGCTGGCTATGGCTTATCAAGAGGAGGCAGAAGTATTCCGGCAGCATGGTTATACCAAAAAGGCCCTGGAGTTATATTACCGATCTATTCAGTTAAGCCGCCAAACCAATGATGAATATAGTATAGCTAAAGCTAATCAGCATATTAGTACGATACAGCGGCATAACCATAATTATATTATTGCCTGGCGATTGCTAAATGCCAGTTTAAAAACATTTGTAAGCTTAAATAAAGCTGCGGATATAGCCGATATTCAATTGCGGATTGGATTGTTGCAGGCTGATTTGAAGAATTATCAAGCTGCCGTTAGGTGCTATAATGAAGCTTTGCGTTTAAGTATGCAGGTTAAATATTTATATGGTGAAAAGAAAAGTTACTATAATCGCGCCCTATTGTACGAAGATTTAGCTAAACCTGATTCTGTGGTTTATTATCTGAACAAAACGCTGCACATTGATACGCTGACTAAAGATACCTACGGCAAAACATTAGCCTATATTGAATTAAGTAAAACATACGCCAGTACAAAGCAGTGGGATAAATCATTATACTACGCGCAACAAGCTTATACCAATGCTAATAGTGTAAATGCGGCAGCTCTGAGTCAGGATGCTTTAAAGCTGCTAGTTGGTGCTAACAAGTTTTTCAACAATAGTGCGGCTGTAATTAAGTGGCAGGATGAACTGGTACGCATAGACAACTTAATAGCCACCCGCGAAAAAAAGGAGACCATAAACTTTTTAGATGTATTGCATAATGAGGAGTTACAGCAGCTCCGTATGCAGCGGAAAGTGACGGCTATACAAAGCCAGTTGCAAAAGCGGACTTTATTTATTGCGGCTTATACCTGTGTGCTCTTAGTGGTAATTGTTATTATTCTGAATTTAAATTACAGCTATAAAAAAGCAAAAACATACAGCCGTGAGCTGAATATCAAGAACGTACAGATTAACCAGCAGATGGCTTTGCTTGACCAGCTGAATACTGAGGTTATTCAGCAGAATCAGAAGCTGGAAGATGATAACGAGTTGAAAAGCAAACTGCTTTCCATTATATCGCACGATTTGCGTAAGCCATTGTCTAACACGCAAAGTTTGATGCAGCTAATTAAGATGGAATTATTATCGGCCGAAGAAATGGAAGCCACGCTTGCGCAACTGGAAGCCCAGTATGCCCGGGCTTTAAACCTGCTTGATAATATGCTGTTCTGGATTAAGGGACAGCTAACCGGCATATCAGCCGAAACTGTACCGGTTAATGTAAGCCATCTGGCTTTAAGTGTGATAGAGGAACAAAGAATATCAGTTTGTGAAAAAAAGATACAGGTTCGTAATCATATCGGTTCTGAGTTAACTTGGCATATTGAAAATGAAGTCATTAAAATTGTATGTCGTAATTTGTTAACCAATGCTATTAAATTTACGCCAGTAGGCGGCTGTATTGATTTATATGCACAGGTTAATGATACCAAAACCAGCTTAACCATTAAAGATAATGGTATAGGCATCAGTGCAGAGATGCTAGCGAAAATTAACAGCAAAATTTACCATACCTCTAAAGGTACCTTAAATGAGGCTGGTACCGGTTTTGGTTTAATGTTGATTCGGGATTTGATTAAAAAATATAATGGCGAACTGTTGATTGACAGTTTGCCGGGTAAAGGTAGCGCCTTCACCATC
- a CDS encoding aldo/keto reductase, giving the protein MEYRKLGETDLSVSAITFGAWAAGGWMWGGNDDQAAIEAMKAAYDLGITTIDTAPIYGQGKSEELVGQAIKGIPRDKVQILTKYGMRWDTTQGTFGFKSKDNDGHDLDVYKFAGKDSIIKECEDSLKRLGTDYIDLYQIHWPDASTPIAETMEAIIRLQEQGKVREAGVSNYNVQQMQEAEQTIKLASNQVPFSMVKRDIEQDVIPYCIENHKSILAYSPMERGLLTGKMKPGQQFGEGDHRAGLKFFKDENIRRTNAFLEKIKPLADEKNATLGQLVIRWTIEHPGITVALVGARNAEQATQNAKAIEVKLSTDEIDFINKQLNELQLVD; this is encoded by the coding sequence ATGGAATATAGAAAATTAGGCGAAACTGATTTATCGGTTTCAGCTATTACCTTCGGAGCTTGGGCAGCGGGTGGTTGGATGTGGGGTGGAAATGATGACCAAGCCGCCATCGAGGCCATGAAAGCAGCTTACGATTTAGGCATTACTACTATTGATACTGCCCCTATATACGGCCAAGGCAAAAGTGAGGAACTGGTAGGCCAGGCCATCAAAGGCATACCGCGCGATAAGGTACAGATACTCACCAAATATGGTATGCGTTGGGATACGACTCAAGGCACCTTTGGCTTCAAGAGTAAGGATAACGACGGGCATGACCTGGACGTTTATAAGTTTGCCGGTAAAGACAGCATAATTAAAGAATGTGAAGACAGCTTAAAACGCCTGGGCACTGATTATATCGATTTGTACCAAATACACTGGCCTGATGCAAGTACGCCTATTGCCGAAACGATGGAAGCTATTATACGGTTACAGGAACAAGGTAAAGTGCGCGAGGCTGGCGTGAGCAACTATAATGTTCAGCAAATGCAGGAAGCCGAGCAAACCATCAAACTGGCCTCCAACCAAGTACCCTTTAGCATGGTGAAGCGCGATATTGAGCAGGATGTGATACCTTATTGTATAGAGAACCATAAATCTATTTTGGCATACAGCCCTATGGAACGTGGCTTACTAACCGGAAAAATGAAGCCCGGTCAGCAATTTGGGGAAGGCGACCACCGCGCTGGGTTGAAGTTTTTCAAAGACGAGAACATCCGTCGTACGAATGCTTTCTTAGAAAAAATCAAGCCATTGGCTGATGAGAAAAATGCAACATTAGGCCAATTGGTTATTCGTTGGACGATTGAGCACCCTGGCATTACTGTTGCTTTGGTTGGTGCCCGTAACGCCGAACAAGCTACGCAAAACGCCAAAGCCATTGAGGTAAAACTGAGTACTGATGAAATTGACTTCATCAATAAACAGCTTAACGAACTACAACTAGTAGATTAA
- the pruA gene encoding L-glutamate gamma-semialdehyde dehydrogenase, translated as MLKGFFNVPEPLNEPVLNYGPRSVERAALKAALDEARAQQLDIPMYIGGQEVRTGKTLEVRPPHDHKHLLATYHEGDASHVQQAIDAALAAKADWENLPWEQRAAIFLKAADLVAGPYRAKINAATMLGQSKNAFQAEIDAACELIDFLRFNVKYMTEIYAQQPQSGKGVWNRLEQRPLEGFVFAITPFNFTAIACNLCAAPAMMGNVVVWKPAPTQIYAANVVMQVLNEAGLPPGVINMITVDGPVAGDVIFSHPDFAGLHFTGSTHVFQNLWKIIGNNIHLYRSYPRIVGETGGKDFVLVHASADADVVNTALVRGAFEYQGQKCSAASRAYIPKSLWPAVKEKMQRDIASFKVGPVEDFGNFVNAVIDERSFDKLAKYIDEAKANPDVEIIAGGIYDKSVGYFVEPTVIEVKDPYYRTMCEELFGPVLTVYVYEDDQFEAIMDIIDKTSPYALTGSILSQDRYAIALATQRLRNAAGNFYINDKPTGAVVGQQPFGGARGSGTNDKAGSLLNLLRWVSPRTIKETFDPPKDYRYPFLNKEIQ; from the coding sequence ATGTTGAAAGGATTTTTTAATGTGCCGGAACCGTTAAACGAACCGGTGTTAAACTATGGCCCTCGTAGTGTAGAGCGTGCCGCCTTGAAAGCAGCGCTGGATGAAGCCCGTGCGCAGCAACTGGATATACCTATGTACATTGGCGGCCAGGAAGTACGCACCGGCAAAACGCTGGAAGTACGTCCTCCGCATGATCATAAACACTTATTGGCTACTTACCATGAAGGTGATGCCAGCCACGTGCAGCAAGCTATTGATGCCGCCTTGGCTGCCAAAGCAGATTGGGAAAACCTGCCTTGGGAACAGCGTGCCGCTATATTTTTAAAAGCAGCCGACTTGGTAGCTGGCCCATACCGGGCTAAAATTAACGCCGCTACTATGCTGGGGCAGTCAAAGAATGCTTTTCAAGCCGAAATTGATGCGGCTTGTGAATTGATTGACTTTTTGCGTTTCAACGTAAAATACATGACCGAAATTTATGCACAGCAGCCGCAATCGGGCAAAGGCGTTTGGAATCGGTTAGAACAGCGTCCGCTTGAAGGTTTTGTATTTGCTATTACCCCATTCAACTTTACGGCTATTGCCTGTAACCTGTGCGCTGCACCAGCCATGATGGGTAATGTGGTGGTATGGAAACCCGCACCAACACAAATTTATGCTGCCAACGTGGTTATGCAAGTATTGAACGAAGCAGGTTTGCCTCCAGGTGTAATTAACATGATTACAGTAGATGGCCCGGTAGCTGGCGATGTAATTTTTAGTCACCCAGATTTTGCCGGCCTGCACTTTACCGGTTCTACTCATGTGTTCCAGAACTTATGGAAAATTATTGGTAACAATATTCATTTATACCGCAGCTATCCACGCATTGTAGGCGAAACTGGCGGTAAAGATTTTGTGCTGGTTCACGCCAGTGCTGATGCTGATGTGGTAAACACGGCTTTAGTACGTGGTGCATTTGAATACCAGGGGCAAAAATGTTCGGCGGCTTCTCGTGCTTACATCCCAAAATCATTGTGGCCGGCGGTGAAAGAAAAAATGCAGCGTGATATTGCTTCGTTTAAAGTAGGCCCGGTTGAAGATTTTGGCAACTTTGTGAATGCCGTAATTGACGAACGTTCGTTTGATAAATTGGCTAAATACATTGACGAAGCGAAAGCCAATCCTGATGTAGAAATTATAGCTGGCGGAATTTACGATAAATCGGTAGGGTATTTTGTTGAACCTACTGTTATTGAGGTGAAAGATCCTTATTACCGTACCATGTGCGAAGAATTATTTGGGCCGGTATTAACCGTTTACGTGTATGAAGACGATCAGTTTGAAGCCATTATGGATATCATTGATAAAACATCGCCTTATGCTTTAACAGGTTCTATACTGTCGCAAGACCGGTATGCTATTGCTTTGGCAACACAACGTTTACGTAATGCAGCTGGTAACTTCTATATTAATGATAAGCCAACTGGCGCCGTAGTAGGGCAGCAGCCTTTTGGTGGTGCTCGTGGTTCAGGTACTAACGATAAGGCCGGTTCGTTGCTGAACCTGCTGCGCTGGGTATCGCCTCGTACTATCAAAGAAACTTTTGATCCACCAAAGGATTATCGCTATCCTTTCTTAAATAAAGAAATACAATAA